The following coding sequences lie in one Caproicibacterium argilliputei genomic window:
- a CDS encoding helix-turn-helix transcriptional regulator, with protein sequence MRKLEKKYGQSRFLRRNTVILSFLLMIPVAVIAIVNFTIIYHQNISSTENDLRIASEQKLELMNNELNILYKLVNERRTDTNFYTKSQSDLTVSYYAISKTLAKDSVWTSFFDSVNYYNRESGLIYTYNTVKHEGEFLGQSQGERDDSLTGSQYSTRSLQLTAADFQRLQRTGNEIRTMRVHNVGEGNGVLIAAPLELEEDQPPASYILFTISDKTLENLWGSTKGASCLLLYNDIPIYDSDPAVREDIYAARSLSALYNPANTLTYRYKANGVTVWWRINKFLLIENLIPVIFLETVVTFVVMVLGILLILHASRRSYEPIQHILQRLSVDGTQEKFVDEFKCIDYALDDLAYSKRFLEESNQEMRREKYLYYILDNQVESGSALEQQCLRAGIHVERKYFACILLEDTQENYTLFETLSAMEDKDTENLNVYSLYIMENKYLFLVTSDLPRRELTAFLQKLSQENEDFVSVSEVVGGVQNIRSAYMSIRKFQPEEPGAPAAAEYPQLELQSLQEAVEAENIDKVEFSLRMIKNQVAGYNETIRGAVLMAVCTTLCQGESGRAKELISKVPGLDVQTVCQAIDTWFTAFLKHADEKPLPQGKHLPRNLHTILQYIETNCTSPVFSIKYMAAEFGTSPSNLSHQFKKATGQTLSRFIDELRIQQAEAMLAAGDPVNSIAKKLGYSTTPVFTETFKRLRGVTPSAFRTASLFGKNGESK encoded by the coding sequence TTGCGGAAACTCGAAAAGAAGTACGGGCAGAGTCGTTTTCTGCGGCGGAATACTGTGATTTTGTCTTTTCTGCTAATGATTCCGGTTGCTGTCATTGCAATCGTAAACTTCACCATTATTTATCATCAAAACATTTCCTCCACAGAAAATGATCTGCGCATCGCGTCGGAGCAGAAACTGGAACTGATGAACAACGAATTGAACATCCTGTATAAGCTGGTCAACGAGCGGCGTACCGACACAAATTTCTACACGAAATCCCAGAGCGACCTGACGGTGTCTTACTATGCAATTTCCAAAACGCTGGCAAAGGATTCTGTTTGGACTTCTTTTTTTGACAGTGTCAATTATTATAATCGTGAAAGCGGTCTGATTTATACCTACAACACGGTGAAACATGAAGGTGAATTTCTCGGGCAATCGCAGGGGGAGCGGGACGACAGCCTCACCGGCAGCCAATACTCCACACGCTCCCTGCAGCTGACGGCGGCGGACTTTCAGCGGCTGCAGCGCACCGGCAACGAAATCCGCACCATGCGCGTACACAATGTTGGCGAGGGAAATGGTGTGCTGATTGCCGCGCCGCTGGAGCTGGAGGAAGACCAACCGCCGGCTTCGTACATTCTCTTCACTATTTCTGACAAAACCCTGGAAAACCTGTGGGGCAGCACAAAGGGAGCTTCCTGCCTGCTGCTGTACAATGATATTCCCATTTACGATTCCGACCCTGCGGTTCGGGAGGACATCTACGCGGCACGCAGCCTTTCCGCGCTGTACAATCCCGCCAATACTCTAACATATCGCTACAAAGCAAACGGTGTCACCGTCTGGTGGCGCATAAACAAATTCCTGCTCATTGAAAACTTGATTCCGGTCATTTTTCTGGAAACTGTTGTCACCTTCGTGGTTATGGTACTGGGCATTCTGCTGATTCTGCATGCCTCGCGCAGAAGCTATGAGCCGATTCAGCACATCCTGCAGCGGCTTTCAGTGGATGGCACCCAGGAAAAATTTGTTGATGAGTTTAAATGCATTGATTATGCATTGGACGACTTGGCGTATTCCAAACGTTTTCTGGAGGAATCCAATCAGGAAATGCGCCGGGAAAAGTACCTCTACTACATTCTGGACAATCAGGTAGAGTCGGGCAGTGCGCTGGAACAGCAGTGCCTGCGTGCAGGCATCCATGTGGAGCGCAAATACTTCGCCTGTATTCTTCTGGAAGACACACAGGAAAATTACACGCTTTTTGAAACGCTGTCTGCTATGGAAGACAAAGATACGGAAAATTTGAATGTGTACTCCCTGTACATCATGGAAAACAAATATCTGTTTCTGGTCACCAGTGACCTGCCGCGCAGGGAGCTGACCGCTTTTCTGCAGAAACTTTCGCAGGAAAATGAAGACTTCGTTTCAGTCAGCGAGGTTGTCGGGGGCGTGCAGAACATCCGCAGTGCATATATGAGTATCCGTAAATTTCAGCCGGAGGAACCCGGCGCGCCAGCCGCGGCGGAATATCCGCAGCTGGAGCTGCAGTCGCTGCAGGAAGCCGTTGAAGCGGAAAATATTGACAAAGTGGAATTCAGCCTGCGCATGATCAAAAACCAGGTGGCAGGTTACAATGAAACCATCCGCGGCGCGGTTCTGATGGCGGTGTGCACCACCTTGTGCCAAGGGGAATCTGGGCGCGCCAAGGAACTCATCAGCAAGGTTCCCGGACTAGATGTGCAAACCGTGTGCCAGGCAATCGACACCTGGTTTACTGCGTTTTTAAAGCATGCGGATGAAAAACCGCTGCCGCAGGGAAAGCACCTGCCGCGCAACCTGCACACCATTCTGCAATATATTGAAACAAACTGCACGTCCCCTGTCTTCAGCATTAAGTACATGGCGGCAGAGTTTGGAACTTCCCCCTCCAATCTGAGCCATCAGTTTAAAAAAGCAACCGGGCAGACACTGTCCCGCTTTATCGACGAACTTCGGATTCAGCAGGCAGAAGCCATGCTGGCGGCTGGCGACCCGGTCAACAGCATTGCCAAAAAGCTTGGCTACAGCACAACGCCGGTCTTTACGGAAACCTTCAAACGTTTGCGCGGCGTCACGCCCAGCGCTTTCCGCACAGCAAGTCTGTTCGGCAAAAACGGCGAATCCAAGTGA
- a CDS encoding TM1266 family iron-only hydrogenase system putative regulator, giving the protein MEERVALVGIIVENPDSVETLNTILHAYATYIIGRMGIPYRKKGLAIISIAIDAPQTVISALSGKIGRLPGVSTKVAYSNVKTET; this is encoded by the coding sequence ATGGAAGAACGGGTAGCCCTTGTGGGCATCATTGTGGAAAATCCGGATTCGGTAGAGACACTGAACACCATTCTGCACGCCTATGCCACCTATATCATCGGGCGCATGGGAATCCCTTACCGCAAAAAAGGACTGGCAATCATCAGCATTGCCATAGACGCACCGCAGACAGTCATCAGCGCCCTGTCCGGAAAAATCGGCAGGCTGCCCGGCGTCAGCACCAAAGTGGCGTATTCCAACGTAAAAACAGAAACATGA